One segment of Niveibacterium microcysteis DNA contains the following:
- the bamB gene encoding outer membrane protein assembly factor BamB, translating into MKLRAPIALTLALALLSGCSTVSSWFSKTIVEPMAELKPFTASARLELVWRFSVGAAGKALIQPASNGDAVFVANEGGDVYRIENGRQVWRARTKEDIVAGVGASSGLVVVGTHRGMVAAFDAATGAERWTVDVGGDLAATPQVENDMVVVRVGDSRLVALDVGNGRRRWTYTRSTPPLSLRAFSEMRRVENYLFAGFSGGRVAAITTNNGQLAWEGAVAQPRGTTELERLSDVVGSPLLGGGALCAGAFQGRVTCFDVTKGVAVWGRDISTPVGIAMDASNVFATDERGSVHALDRGTGATAWKQDDLKLRKVGRPLEFDRYVAVGDVEGWVHLLNKADGHFAARLRADNSPLDAPLLEHDGGIVALSRDGILSYMKVR; encoded by the coding sequence GTGAAATTGCGCGCGCCGATTGCGCTCACGCTCGCTCTGGCGCTGCTGAGCGGTTGCTCCACGGTCAGCTCATGGTTCAGCAAGACAATCGTCGAGCCGATGGCGGAGCTCAAGCCATTCACGGCATCGGCGCGCTTGGAGCTGGTGTGGCGCTTCAGTGTCGGCGCTGCCGGCAAGGCCCTGATTCAGCCGGCCTCGAATGGCGATGCCGTCTTTGTCGCGAACGAGGGTGGCGACGTCTATCGTATTGAGAACGGGCGGCAGGTCTGGCGTGCCCGGACCAAGGAAGACATCGTTGCTGGCGTAGGTGCGTCGAGCGGGCTGGTTGTGGTGGGCACGCATCGCGGCATGGTTGCAGCGTTTGATGCCGCCACGGGAGCTGAGCGATGGACCGTCGACGTCGGTGGCGATCTTGCTGCCACGCCGCAGGTCGAGAACGACATGGTGGTGGTGCGCGTTGGCGACTCGCGCCTTGTGGCGCTGGACGTGGGGAACGGCCGCCGTCGCTGGACCTACACGCGCAGCACGCCGCCCTTGTCGCTGCGGGCGTTCTCCGAAATGCGCCGCGTTGAGAACTACCTCTTCGCGGGCTTCTCGGGCGGCCGCGTTGCAGCGATCACGACCAATAACGGTCAGCTGGCATGGGAAGGTGCGGTCGCGCAGCCGCGTGGCACGACCGAGCTTGAACGTCTTTCGGACGTTGTGGGTTCGCCGCTGCTCGGCGGCGGTGCATTGTGTGCTGGTGCCTTCCAGGGGCGCGTTACCTGTTTTGACGTGACCAAGGGTGTTGCCGTCTGGGGGCGTGACATTTCGACGCCAGTCGGCATCGCCATGGACGCCAGCAATGTGTTTGCGACGGACGAACGTGGCTCGGTGCACGCACTTGATCGCGGTACCGGCGCCACTGCCTGGAAGCAGGATGACCTGAAGTTGCGCAAGGTCGGTCGTCCGCTTGAATTTGATCGATACGTCGCCGTAGGTGATGTCGAGGGTTGGGTGCATCTGCTCAACAAGGCTGACGGCCACTTCGCCGCCCGTCTGCGTGCGGACAACTCGCCGCTGGATGCGCCGCTGCTCGAACACGACGGCGGCATTGTTGCACTCTCACGTGACGGCATCCTGTCGTACATGAAAGTGCGTTGA
- a CDS encoding YfgM family protein, giving the protein MAAFDLEEQEQIATLKAWWEKWGNLLTIGAVVLAVAVVGWRGWEYYRNKQSGEASVIYASLMQAVEAKDAQKIREASGIIAERFGSTAYADLSALLAAEAQAAAGDRASAKTKLEWAAEKGNDPLTRDLARLRLAAVLLDEKAYDAALKQLAVKPNKAFAVRYADLRGDVLVAQGKPADALTAYKEALDGLGSEQGSQAFKSVLELKVDALGGGK; this is encoded by the coding sequence ATGGCAGCGTTTGACCTCGAAGAACAGGAACAGATTGCAACGCTCAAGGCCTGGTGGGAGAAGTGGGGCAATTTGCTGACGATCGGCGCAGTGGTCTTGGCCGTGGCCGTTGTTGGCTGGCGTGGCTGGGAGTATTACCGCAACAAGCAATCGGGCGAAGCAAGCGTGATCTACGCAAGCCTGATGCAGGCCGTTGAGGCCAAGGATGCACAGAAGATCCGCGAAGCGTCGGGCATCATCGCCGAACGTTTTGGCTCGACCGCCTATGCCGATCTGTCTGCGCTGCTCGCTGCGGAAGCACAGGCGGCTGCCGGCGATCGTGCAAGCGCCAAGACCAAGCTGGAATGGGCTGCCGAGAAGGGCAATGACCCTCTGACCCGCGATCTCGCGCGTCTGCGCCTGGCTGCCGTGCTGCTGGACGAGAAGGCCTACGACGCGGCGCTCAAGCAACTGGCGGTAAAGCCGAACAAGGCATTTGCGGTGCGTTATGCGGACTTGCGTGGCGATGTGCTGGTTGCACAAGGCAAGCCGGCTGACGCCCTGACGGCCTACAAGGAGGCGCTCGACGGGCTTGGTTCCGAACAGGGTTCGCAGGCATTCAAGTCGGTTCTTGAGCTGAAGGTCGACGCGCTCGGAGGCGGCAAGTGA
- the hisS gene encoding histidine--tRNA ligase, with translation MAQKLIQGVRGMHDILPDDAERWELFEEIVRGWLRSYGYRPIRTPILEFTPLFVRGVGEHTDIVEKEMYAFEDRLNGDPLVLRPEGTAPCVRAVLEHNLINSSGPQRLYYNGPMFRHERPQKGRQRQFHQFGVEAFGYTGPDIDAEHIVMLARLWRDLGLEEDITLELNTLGSSDERAAHRQALIAYFEAHRDQLDEDAQRRLHSNPLRILDTKNPAMQALVEAAPKLAEFLGVESLAHFEGVQTLLREAAIPFRINPRLVRGLDYYNRTVFEWVTDKLGAQATVCGGGRYDGLVEQLGGKPTPACGFGMGIERLMMLWEVSQGDAARSVPDVYLVHQGDAASRFAFRLAEQLREDGFAVVLHCGGGNFKNQMKKADASGAAVAVIVGDDEAAAEEASFKLLREGGEQRRLPAAQLGETLAALLYNVEEEDGSV, from the coding sequence ATGGCACAGAAACTGATTCAGGGCGTGCGTGGCATGCACGACATCCTGCCCGACGACGCCGAACGCTGGGAGCTGTTCGAGGAGATCGTGCGCGGCTGGCTGCGTAGCTATGGCTATCGCCCGATCCGCACGCCGATTCTTGAATTCACACCGCTCTTCGTGCGTGGCGTCGGTGAGCACACCGACATCGTTGAGAAGGAGATGTACGCCTTCGAAGATCGCCTGAACGGCGATCCGCTGGTACTGCGTCCCGAGGGCACAGCACCGTGCGTGCGTGCCGTGCTTGAGCACAACCTGATCAATTCGTCAGGTCCGCAGCGGCTCTATTACAACGGCCCGATGTTCCGCCACGAGCGGCCGCAGAAGGGGCGCCAGCGCCAGTTCCACCAGTTTGGTGTGGAAGCCTTCGGCTACACAGGTCCGGACATCGACGCTGAGCATATCGTGATGCTCGCGCGTCTGTGGCGCGATCTGGGTCTTGAAGAGGACATCACGCTCGAGCTCAACACGCTTGGCTCCAGCGACGAGCGTGCAGCGCATCGCCAGGCCCTGATCGCCTATTTCGAGGCGCATCGCGATCAACTGGACGAAGACGCTCAGCGTCGTCTGCACTCGAATCCGCTGCGCATCCTGGACACCAAGAATCCGGCGATGCAGGCGCTCGTCGAAGCCGCGCCGAAGCTCGCCGAATTCCTTGGCGTCGAATCGCTGGCGCACTTCGAAGGCGTTCAGACGCTGCTGCGTGAGGCCGCGATTCCTTTTCGCATCAATCCGCGTCTGGTCCGCGGGCTGGACTACTACAACCGCACCGTGTTCGAATGGGTGACCGATAAACTCGGTGCCCAGGCAACCGTGTGTGGCGGCGGTCGTTACGATGGCCTCGTCGAACAGCTGGGCGGAAAGCCGACCCCGGCCTGTGGTTTCGGCATGGGGATCGAGCGTCTGATGATGCTGTGGGAGGTCTCGCAGGGCGATGCCGCGCGCTCGGTTCCCGATGTATATCTGGTACACCAAGGCGATGCCGCCTCGCGCTTCGCATTCCGTCTGGCGGAACAGCTTCGCGAGGATGGCTTTGCGGTCGTGTTGCATTGTGGCGGCGGCAACTTCAAGAACCAGATGAAGAAGGCCGATGCGTCCGGCGCGGCAGTTGCGGTCATCGTTGGTGACGACGAGGCGGCAGCCGAAGAGGCCAGTTTCAAGCTTTTGCGGGAAGGCGGCGAGCAACGCCGGCTGCCTGCTGCACAACTCGGCGAGACCCTCGCCGCTCTGCTCTACAACGTGGAAGAAGAAGATGGCAGCGTTTGA